The Devosia sp. A16 genome includes a window with the following:
- a CDS encoding glycosyltransferase — MRAEVELLRRAGHTVRLEIVDNHTISGIGAKIETFFATPYNPARFDFIIGLIREFRPDVVHIHNFFPLFTPAVHEGARAAGVAVVQTLQNYRLFCAGAFFLREGRICEKCLHGARYWGVVHRCYRNSLPGSVAVVRMQNRAFSHRTWDSVDRFIALTDFARAKCIEAGLSADRIAVKPNTLPLDWQTPGKISDKRSGALYVGRLSREKGVDVLLEAWRQLPDVPLTVVGSGPEEAALKSSAPPGVRFLGALQPEDVRTHMKEAACLIMPSRWYEGLPLTAIEAFSLGLPIICSRIGSLAEIVEHDSNGWHFETNSTTELAERVRSCFSTPGLLAKAGQEARASFHRQYSGDRNLEMLTGIYQQAIASAKLRALPAVGQGA; from the coding sequence ATGAGGGCCGAGGTCGAGCTCCTTCGCCGAGCCGGTCATACGGTCCGCCTGGAGATCGTGGACAATCATACGATTTCCGGAATTGGCGCCAAGATTGAAACCTTTTTCGCCACCCCCTACAATCCTGCCCGTTTCGACTTCATCATCGGCCTCATACGAGAATTTCGCCCCGACGTTGTGCACATCCACAACTTCTTCCCCCTATTTACTCCTGCGGTTCATGAAGGAGCTCGTGCAGCTGGGGTTGCGGTGGTCCAAACCCTGCAGAACTATCGGTTGTTCTGCGCGGGAGCTTTCTTCTTGCGGGAAGGTCGCATTTGCGAGAAGTGCCTTCACGGTGCACGATACTGGGGCGTCGTTCACCGATGCTACCGCAACTCACTTCCGGGATCCGTCGCCGTTGTTCGCATGCAGAACCGAGCCTTCTCTCATCGCACCTGGGACAGCGTTGACCGATTCATCGCTCTGACTGACTTTGCGCGAGCTAAGTGTATCGAGGCCGGACTATCGGCAGACCGGATAGCGGTAAAACCCAACACGCTGCCGCTGGACTGGCAAACCCCGGGCAAAATAAGCGACAAGCGAAGTGGGGCCCTCTATGTCGGACGGCTCTCGCGGGAAAAGGGCGTCGATGTCCTTCTCGAGGCATGGCGGCAACTCCCTGACGTTCCACTGACCGTGGTCGGAAGTGGGCCGGAAGAGGCCGCGCTGAAGTCATCCGCCCCTCCCGGCGTCCGATTCCTGGGTGCACTTCAACCCGAAGACGTTCGTACGCACATGAAAGAGGCAGCTTGCTTGATCATGCCGTCGAGGTGGTATGAAGGCCTGCCCCTGACCGCCATAGAGGCATTCTCGTTGGGTCTGCCGATTATCTGCTCCCGTATTGGGTCGCTCGCAGAAATTGTTGAGCATGATAGCAATGGGTGGCATTTCGAGACCAACAGTACAACTGAGCTCGCTGAACGGGTTAGGAGTTGCTTCTCAACTCCTGGTCTCCTGGCGAAGGCGGGCCAGGAAGCACGTGCCTCATTCCACCGGCAATACAGCGGCGATAGAAACCTGGAGATGCTTACGGGTATCTACCAACAAGCCATTGCATCCGCGAAGTTGCGGGCCCTGCCGGCAGTTGGCCAAGGCGCCTGA
- a CDS encoding EpsG family protein — translation MTITNKELSRVALLAMAIAVGLVAPVYSGILVLCIAARSWARADIAALALLIAGFAWVNGHKTPASDWLWYISHYQFIWHNGLEAYFKLAEYSWSEGSISNVRPQSSEPLFYVLCLITGWISGGSVAALAVAVTLAVYVPVGVTAAAFARRLGAAPEVVFAVVVAVSCIGMSAMLTTHLVRQQLAVAYLFPFAYFLWQRSFLTALILAAVAAGFHNSATLFVGLIGSAWFIANLKSPSLRILATAGLSAAMPVLVSMLGGSARVYGSNDSSTLSLAAYAIDALLLLGLLLSSRRWPNSDLFRTVAIFALTLVSLIFWSRDVNILYVRFYFYGDLLRCMVLVLITPGIVKAVPRSGALLVVLVALLYADARLLNSAFQFNSSLLIPAWDGR, via the coding sequence TTGACCATCACAAACAAGGAACTAAGTCGAGTGGCGCTACTTGCGATGGCGATTGCCGTTGGCTTGGTCGCCCCCGTCTACTCGGGCATCCTGGTCTTGTGCATCGCCGCTCGGTCGTGGGCTCGAGCCGACATTGCAGCGCTGGCGCTGCTAATCGCCGGGTTCGCTTGGGTAAATGGGCACAAGACCCCAGCAAGCGATTGGCTTTGGTATATCTCACACTACCAGTTCATCTGGCACAATGGGCTCGAAGCGTACTTCAAGCTTGCAGAGTATAGCTGGAGCGAGGGGAGCATCAGCAACGTCCGACCGCAGAGCTCCGAGCCGCTGTTCTATGTCCTTTGCCTGATAACCGGCTGGATCTCCGGCGGCAGTGTTGCGGCACTGGCAGTTGCGGTGACGCTCGCAGTCTACGTGCCCGTGGGCGTCACCGCCGCCGCCTTCGCCCGCCGGCTTGGAGCGGCACCGGAAGTGGTTTTCGCTGTCGTTGTGGCCGTGTCCTGCATCGGGATGTCTGCCATGCTGACAACGCACCTGGTACGGCAGCAACTTGCCGTGGCTTACCTCTTTCCCTTCGCCTACTTCCTTTGGCAGCGCTCTTTCCTGACCGCGCTGATCCTGGCGGCAGTTGCGGCCGGGTTTCACAACTCTGCCACCTTGTTCGTGGGGTTGATTGGCTCGGCGTGGTTTATCGCAAACCTCAAGAGCCCCAGCTTACGCATTCTCGCGACGGCAGGTCTGTCGGCGGCCATGCCCGTCTTGGTTTCGATGCTGGGGGGGAGCGCACGCGTTTATGGATCCAACGACAGTTCCACTCTGTCACTGGCGGCATACGCTATCGATGCGCTCCTGCTTTTGGGGCTACTGCTCTCAAGTAGGCGCTGGCCAAATAGTGATCTGTTCCGGACGGTTGCTATCTTCGCTCTGACCTTGGTGAGTCTTATTTTCTGGTCGAGGGACGTCAATATCCTCTACGTGCGATTCTATTTCTACGGTGACCTTTTGCGGTGCATGGTTTTGGTGCTGATCACCCCGGGCATTGTCAAGGCGGTACCGCGATCAGGTGCGCTGTTAGTTGTTCTTGTAGCGTTACTATACGCAGATGCGAGGTTGCTCAACTCGGCATTCCAATTCAATTCGTCCTTGCTGATCCCCGCCTGGGACGGCAGGTGA
- a CDS encoding lipopolysaccharide biosynthesis protein — MSITKLLVSGAAIKAAQVGLGFVASIVLTRTVSVEDFGIYSRNAALMLFLSLVFHLGIPGLTVARFPRAKGRFARYLVAQGIRWGFVGAMGASIAFALTQALLFPQPAWTVAIWCVATGLTSFLAILVAIGKSNGAVVLSNALDMVGRQVLFLFAFFLLYQLAPADRTALAVLTSYAVVCVLLYRRFVPSSNILRGPWLSIAYLQRSWVFVLVSVGWALSQYLDILLIGALSDATSVANYRLAVLISSAAAIGISVLDMVLAPRIVSTYASGDIEAVSQLCQRSAALSTAATLIGAVAFWVVGKDLMVLVFGPDYASAYLPAAILVSMQIAVAACGPAALSLMILGSERLYILLMFAFSGLNLLLNLLLVPRYGAIGAAFATATSATLMNISACLAARRLLQLRTWGWPASLKVRS; from the coding sequence ATGTCCATAACTAAGTTGCTGGTAAGTGGCGCCGCTATTAAGGCGGCACAGGTTGGACTGGGCTTCGTTGCTTCGATAGTCCTTACTCGCACGGTCAGCGTTGAAGACTTCGGCATCTACAGCCGCAACGCTGCTCTGATGCTCTTCCTGTCTCTGGTTTTCCACCTGGGTATTCCGGGCTTGACCGTGGCCCGATTCCCGCGGGCGAAGGGTCGCTTCGCGCGCTACCTGGTCGCGCAAGGTATTCGATGGGGCTTCGTTGGCGCCATGGGAGCGAGTATCGCATTCGCCCTTACTCAAGCACTACTGTTCCCACAGCCGGCATGGACAGTCGCCATATGGTGTGTTGCCACGGGGCTTACATCATTCCTGGCGATACTTGTTGCGATTGGCAAATCCAACGGCGCAGTTGTCTTGTCGAACGCCCTCGATATGGTAGGTCGACAAGTTCTTTTCCTCTTTGCTTTTTTTCTGCTCTACCAGCTTGCGCCGGCAGACCGGACGGCGCTGGCGGTCCTGACTTCATATGCAGTTGTCTGCGTTCTTCTTTACCGCCGTTTTGTGCCCTCTTCCAACATTTTGCGCGGGCCTTGGCTATCAATTGCGTATCTTCAGCGCAGCTGGGTATTTGTTCTAGTGAGTGTCGGCTGGGCGCTTAGCCAGTATTTGGACATCTTGCTAATTGGCGCCCTTTCAGACGCCACCTCGGTGGCGAACTACCGTTTGGCAGTACTTATTTCCTCTGCGGCTGCGATTGGCATTTCTGTCCTGGACATGGTCTTGGCACCTCGCATCGTCAGCACATATGCTTCCGGCGATATTGAAGCCGTGTCCCAGTTGTGCCAGCGCAGCGCCGCACTCTCTACGGCAGCCACCCTGATCGGCGCAGTCGCCTTCTGGGTTGTCGGCAAGGACCTGATGGTACTAGTGTTCGGGCCCGACTACGCTTCGGCCTACTTGCCCGCAGCGATTCTAGTTTCTATGCAAATTGCAGTTGCAGCGTGTGGCCCGGCAGCACTGAGCTTGATGATTCTGGGATCTGAGCGGCTCTACATCTTACTGATGTTTGCATTTTCTGGGTTGAACCTGCTCCTCAACCTGCTGCTAGTGCCTCGCTACGGTGCGATCGGAGCCGCGTTTGCTACGGCCACATCCGCTACCTTAATGAACATTTCTGCTTGCCTCGCCGCACGCCGCCTACTTCAGCTCCGAACATGGGGGTGGCCAGCTTCTCTGAAGGTACGATCATAG
- a CDS encoding glycosyltransferase family 4 protein, with the protein MGDRRLSIVYLAHQVADYRLCTMKHLARECAPFGDLTLLTSNTAALSEADLEAYRSHGTLAVLPGRPLLRLLNSDGEPRFELHFSWQLLWWLLSRKPDVVIAEGFGRWAIHGFLLKMLRPRTRVITSYERTRWTERKNSWPRRAVYRALSRLASGYFINGKETRALLQALGFSSPILSPRNYTCHESFFELTAIEQRSAKLHMFVAAQLIDRKGLRELIEAVGRSPSKEAFLLSVVGEGPLASELRQLVEQQGLTNIVKLLGKVPRNRVLELLVSCDLAMLPTKEDNWSLSIVEALAAGKPAVTTQYNGVSGDIVLDGVNGFIFDVANPRSIDQVLERVIDRRQQLAAMGRAAREIAASVSPASIAKQMRDGILSLHLRDG; encoded by the coding sequence ATGGGTGACAGGCGACTTTCGATCGTCTATCTCGCGCACCAAGTAGCCGACTATCGGCTGTGCACGATGAAGCACTTGGCCCGCGAATGCGCGCCCTTTGGTGATCTTACTCTACTTACAAGCAACACAGCCGCCTTGTCGGAAGCCGATCTAGAGGCTTATCGCAGCCACGGGACGCTTGCCGTTCTACCCGGGCGACCGCTGCTCAGGCTGCTCAATTCAGACGGTGAACCACGATTTGAACTTCATTTCAGTTGGCAGCTGTTGTGGTGGCTACTTAGCCGGAAACCGGATGTCGTAATTGCTGAAGGATTTGGCCGCTGGGCGATCCATGGCTTCCTGCTAAAGATGCTCAGACCACGCACACGTGTGATAACATCTTATGAGCGTACGCGATGGACGGAGCGCAAAAACTCGTGGCCCCGGCGAGCCGTTTATCGTGCGCTCAGCCGACTGGCATCAGGGTACTTTATCAACGGCAAGGAGACCCGGGCGCTACTTCAGGCGCTTGGTTTCTCCTCTCCCATACTCTCGCCCCGCAACTACACCTGCCACGAGTCCTTCTTCGAGCTTACCGCAATCGAACAACGCAGTGCAAAACTCCACATGTTCGTTGCCGCGCAGCTCATCGATAGGAAGGGGCTCCGTGAGCTTATCGAGGCCGTCGGACGCAGCCCCAGCAAGGAGGCCTTTTTACTTAGCGTGGTCGGTGAAGGGCCCCTGGCTAGCGAACTGCGACAGCTAGTCGAACAGCAGGGCCTGACAAACATCGTCAAACTCCTGGGAAAGGTTCCACGCAATAGAGTCCTCGAGTTGCTGGTAAGCTGCGACCTAGCCATGCTTCCAACCAAGGAAGACAATTGGTCTCTGTCGATCGTGGAGGCTCTCGCCGCGGGAAAACCGGCTGTGACCACACAGTATAACGGCGTAAGCGGCGACATCGTCCTCGATGGTGTGAACGGCTTCATATTCGATGTGGCCAATCCTCGGAGTATCGACCAGGTTCTTGAACGAGTGATCGACAGACGCCAGCAGTTAGCTGCCATGGGCCGCGCGGCACGTGAGATTGCTGCCTCTGTCAGTCCCGCATCTATCGCCAAGCAGATGCGGGACGGAATACTTTCGCTTCATCTGCGCGACGGCTAA
- a CDS encoding WecB/TagA/CpsF family glycosyltransferase: MIQRGKRDILGVGISVVDYEGATAQVIEAAQARQPLAVSALAVHGVMTGVLDPEHRYRLNRFGLVVPDGQPVRWALRWIHGEVLPDRVTGPQLTIAIFRRAAELGLSVFLFGSRTETLDAMRSRLASELPNLRIAGAEPSAFRQLSESESRELDQRIRASGADIVLVGLGCPRQEVFAYEHADALSRPTIAVGAAYDYYAGRLSRAPQWVQSAGLEWVFRLVQEPKRLWKRYLLLNPLYLTLLARQKLGLLHPEAERVPSQDLRYG; this comes from the coding sequence ATGATCCAGCGAGGCAAGCGCGACATTCTCGGCGTCGGGATCAGCGTCGTCGACTACGAGGGCGCTACCGCTCAGGTCATCGAGGCGGCTCAGGCCAGGCAGCCGCTGGCGGTAAGCGCGCTTGCCGTCCATGGGGTGATGACGGGAGTGCTCGATCCCGAACACCGCTATCGTCTCAATCGCTTTGGCCTCGTCGTTCCCGATGGGCAACCCGTACGCTGGGCGCTGCGGTGGATCCATGGAGAAGTACTCCCCGACCGTGTCACAGGCCCGCAGCTGACGATCGCGATTTTCAGACGGGCGGCCGAGCTTGGACTGTCGGTCTTTCTGTTCGGCAGTCGCACCGAGACTCTCGATGCGATGCGCTCACGCCTCGCATCAGAGCTCCCGAACCTGCGTATCGCCGGCGCCGAGCCTTCCGCTTTCCGCCAATTGAGCGAGAGCGAGAGCCGCGAGCTCGACCAGCGCATTCGTGCCTCCGGTGCCGATATCGTGCTGGTCGGACTGGGCTGTCCCAGACAGGAGGTGTTTGCCTACGAGCATGCCGACGCGCTCTCTCGGCCAACCATCGCGGTCGGGGCGGCCTATGACTATTATGCCGGCCGGTTATCGCGGGCGCCGCAGTGGGTCCAGTCCGCCGGTCTGGAATGGGTGTTCCGCCTGGTGCAGGAGCCGAAGCGACTTTGGAAGCGCTATCTGCTGCTGAACCCTCTCTATCTCACCCTGCTGGCGCGGCAGAAACTGGGTTTGCTGCATCCCGAAGCAGAGCGGGTGCCGAGCCAGGACCTGCGCTACGGATAG
- a CDS encoding NAD-dependent epimerase/dehydratase family protein: MSIAVVTGAGGLIGSEAVTFLVSQGLDVVGVDNDMRSYFFGPEASTSWRVDELRRQHSRYQHRSVDVRDKDGLNALFADLGNDVMMVLHAAAQPSHDWAAREPFTDFGVNALGTLNMLEATRHHAPEAAFLYMSTNKVYGDTPNRLPLVEHETRLEVAAEHPYFAHGIDESMSIDQSTHSLFGVSKLSADALVQEYGRYFDMKTGCFRGGCLTGGGHSSTELHGFLAYLMKCTVTGRPYTIFGYGGKQVRDNIHSHDLVQALWRFAQAPGSGKVYNVGGGRTANCSMLEAIELCQTIAGRKLNVSYSEQNRIGDHMWWISDMSRFEDDYPGYRLSYDLHATLEDIHEMGRGRWLMDA, from the coding sequence ATGAGCATAGCAGTCGTTACTGGCGCTGGCGGGCTGATCGGGTCCGAGGCTGTCACGTTTCTGGTGTCACAGGGCCTCGACGTTGTCGGCGTTGACAATGACATGCGGTCCTACTTCTTCGGTCCGGAAGCCTCCACCTCGTGGCGCGTTGACGAGCTCCGCCGGCAGCACAGTCGCTATCAGCACCGTAGCGTGGACGTTCGAGACAAGGACGGGCTGAACGCGCTGTTTGCCGATCTTGGCAATGACGTGATGATGGTGCTGCACGCCGCTGCGCAACCCTCGCACGACTGGGCCGCTCGCGAGCCATTCACGGATTTCGGCGTCAATGCGCTGGGCACCCTCAATATGCTCGAGGCGACACGCCATCACGCACCGGAGGCGGCCTTCCTCTACATGTCGACCAACAAGGTTTATGGCGACACCCCCAATCGGCTGCCTCTCGTCGAACATGAGACACGGCTGGAAGTTGCCGCCGAGCATCCCTACTTCGCGCACGGTATCGACGAGAGCATGAGCATCGACCAGTCGACGCACAGCCTGTTCGGGGTATCCAAGCTCTCGGCCGATGCATTGGTGCAGGAATATGGGCGTTACTTCGACATGAAGACCGGCTGCTTCCGTGGCGGCTGCCTCACCGGCGGCGGCCACTCGAGCACGGAGCTGCACGGCTTTCTGGCCTACCTGATGAAGTGCACCGTCACCGGCCGGCCCTATACGATTTTCGGATATGGCGGCAAACAGGTGCGGGACAACATCCACTCACACGATCTGGTGCAGGCGCTCTGGCGGTTTGCCCAGGCGCCAGGCTCGGGCAAGGTCTACAACGTCGGAGGCGGCCGCACTGCCAATTGTTCGATGCTCGAGGCCATCGAACTTTGCCAGACTATTGCGGGTCGAAAGCTTAACGTCAGCTACTCGGAGCAGAACCGCATCGGCGATCATATGTGGTGGATCAGCGACATGTCGCGCTTCGAAGACGACTATCCGGGATATCGGCTCAGCTACGACCTCCATGCGACGCTGGAGGACATCCACGAGATGGGCCGCGGGCGCTGGCTGATGGACGCATGA
- a CDS encoding tetratricopeptide repeat protein yields the protein MIQFWWVRLAVGFSMIMLPLMTSARSAEAPDPSSLRPRCIAAAAEEPLPSRSELVDALAASTAGTERCEALDALEALAAQDGDVEAALHVGDVFTAGVLVDRDLGRGEAAYLLAFDLGSAEAALKLGDMKRAAGNASSAAAATAYYEDARSRGAAEAALRLGDFFVTANDGARATANYSEAAAAGLADGHLKLAKLLEEGRLVPRDVGSARSHLLQAADAGSQSAVVALALLQLDSGDAGGAVAALKAAAGINPDAALTLGDLYRDGQIGVPDLDEAIASYQLAADAGSAAAWLRIGDLQRDRGNELAAAVHAYQEALAQGDADAGLRLGDLYAAHPATAPDSAAALDNYVAAFALGSTEAAARIGQLLVEQDDIAGAARYYLYSPDEVPLAKALPVADAMAAQKEADRQGQAIVGLYQRAYQAGQYDAAVRLGDIYFEGKLVARDIAAAERFYQLAGSTVPALTLLKLGDARLDGIGVAVDRRAALEYYRRALGGGVAVAGLKLGTALSSDPQAADEAAAAFVRAAELGEARGYLLAGELQQARQPAAAAALYEKALSAGIGEAAGHLGDMYFDGVLGTPDMLRAASYYERASSGIPSRALLPIADALASQGGATLLSQAVELYERSLAQGNRDAAGRLGALYLSQALGPSDPAKAEQYFDQQPDGIPAETLVALGNAYRDGNNVQVSGSRAAQYYQRAVAAGDVAANQLLGDLYFDGKLLPADPVQATRFYEAAGAVPLRALLAAGDVYRDGAAGTPDGHKALAYYAMADEAGVSEAAARMAELYFAGSVVPRDIGKAAALYERSPEGVPERALLEIADYFQGQAGDEAKARKYYEAALQHGQTEAAARLGDIFFYGRGTSRDLAKAESYYERAPSGVPDEANLILGDAYRDGNGVSTDGERALHYYQAALPSYPEEAAERLANILFLGKIVPRDLMGAAGYFDRWTRLPPPAVLAELGDAFVTGRGVAADVKRGLGYLSRAADAGDVASLVRLGELFRSGEVVPQDLPRAAGYLLRAATAGNERPLLALADDYLDQPVAANELNPGIALLRQAASANVPGAAVLLAEALVAGRGILPDGAAAAAVLELAVGRGNADAGLALVKLYRRGAAGLPAQPAEARRVYDAVAAHLPAQQAIAERLMLSVGVSGLPRSPEDLARDFMLLQPATQAQVLLEMRTLNENAYVFLLQSALVNRGLLIDEAPSGQLTRKTIRAIRTLCAGVGQEETCLAGPMSEASSQVITDALRHPPSP from the coding sequence ATGATCCAGTTTTGGTGGGTTCGCCTTGCGGTCGGTTTCAGCATGATCATGCTGCCGCTGATGACGTCAGCGCGATCCGCCGAGGCGCCCGATCCGAGTTCTCTGCGCCCACGATGCATCGCTGCGGCCGCCGAGGAGCCGCTACCCTCCCGTTCGGAACTGGTGGACGCCCTGGCGGCCAGCACGGCTGGAACAGAGCGCTGTGAAGCTCTCGACGCGCTCGAGGCCCTCGCGGCCCAAGACGGTGATGTGGAAGCGGCCCTGCACGTGGGCGACGTCTTCACGGCTGGCGTGCTGGTGGATCGCGACCTAGGACGCGGGGAAGCCGCCTACTTGCTGGCTTTCGACCTGGGTAGCGCTGAGGCAGCCCTCAAACTGGGCGACATGAAACGAGCGGCCGGAAATGCGAGCAGTGCAGCGGCAGCAACGGCCTACTATGAGGACGCTCGTTCACGTGGCGCTGCCGAGGCTGCGTTGCGGCTTGGCGACTTCTTCGTCACCGCCAACGACGGCGCGAGGGCGACAGCGAACTATTCGGAAGCCGCAGCCGCCGGCTTGGCGGACGGACACCTGAAGCTCGCCAAGCTGCTTGAAGAAGGCCGCCTGGTGCCGCGCGATGTCGGCTCGGCGAGATCTCATTTGCTGCAGGCCGCCGACGCGGGCAGTCAATCGGCGGTGGTAGCCCTTGCCTTGTTGCAGCTGGACTCGGGCGATGCCGGCGGTGCCGTGGCAGCTTTGAAAGCCGCGGCCGGTATCAACCCCGACGCTGCGCTGACGTTGGGCGATCTATATCGCGACGGCCAGATAGGCGTTCCGGATCTCGACGAGGCGATCGCGAGCTATCAACTGGCCGCCGACGCGGGGAGCGCGGCAGCATGGTTGCGCATCGGCGATCTGCAGCGCGACAGAGGCAACGAGCTGGCGGCCGCAGTGCATGCATATCAGGAGGCGCTGGCCCAGGGCGATGCAGACGCGGGGCTCCGGCTCGGCGACCTCTACGCTGCTCACCCGGCAACGGCCCCCGACTCTGCTGCTGCGCTTGACAACTATGTTGCTGCATTCGCGCTCGGATCGACGGAGGCTGCCGCTCGCATCGGCCAGTTGCTTGTCGAACAGGATGATATCGCCGGCGCAGCGCGGTATTATCTGTATTCCCCCGACGAGGTGCCGCTCGCGAAGGCGCTGCCGGTTGCCGATGCGATGGCAGCCCAGAAGGAGGCGGATCGACAGGGACAGGCCATCGTAGGACTCTACCAGCGTGCCTACCAGGCTGGACAATATGATGCTGCAGTCCGGCTGGGCGACATATACTTCGAGGGCAAGCTGGTCGCTCGCGACATCGCCGCCGCAGAGCGGTTCTATCAGCTGGCGGGCTCAACCGTGCCGGCCCTGACCCTGCTCAAGCTGGGCGATGCCCGTCTCGACGGCATCGGCGTGGCGGTGGACCGGCGGGCAGCACTCGAGTACTACCGGCGTGCACTGGGCGGCGGCGTCGCAGTCGCCGGCCTCAAGCTTGGTACCGCCCTCAGCAGCGATCCGCAGGCGGCGGACGAGGCCGCCGCGGCCTTCGTTCGCGCCGCCGAGCTTGGCGAGGCAAGAGGATACCTGCTGGCCGGCGAGCTTCAGCAGGCGCGCCAGCCGGCCGCAGCTGCAGCCCTCTATGAGAAGGCCCTTTCAGCCGGCATCGGAGAGGCAGCCGGCCACCTCGGCGACATGTACTTCGACGGCGTCCTCGGTACCCCCGACATGCTGCGCGCCGCCTCGTACTACGAGCGAGCGTCTTCCGGAATACCGTCCCGAGCCTTGCTTCCGATCGCCGATGCGCTCGCCTCGCAGGGCGGGGCAACCCTGCTGTCCCAAGCGGTCGAACTCTACGAACGATCGCTTGCTCAGGGTAATCGCGATGCTGCCGGACGGCTTGGCGCCCTCTATCTTTCACAAGCGCTGGGGCCGAGCGATCCGGCGAAAGCAGAACAGTATTTCGATCAACAGCCGGACGGGATACCGGCGGAGACGCTGGTCGCTTTGGGCAACGCATATCGCGATGGCAACAATGTCCAGGTGAGCGGCTCGCGCGCTGCACAATACTACCAGAGGGCGGTCGCGGCAGGCGACGTCGCGGCCAACCAACTGCTCGGCGACCTTTACTTCGACGGCAAGCTGCTGCCGGCCGATCCTGTGCAGGCGACGAGATTCTACGAGGCGGCAGGCGCGGTTCCCTTGCGTGCGTTGCTCGCGGCGGGCGACGTGTACCGCGATGGCGCTGCGGGAACCCCAGATGGACACAAGGCGCTGGCCTACTACGCGATGGCCGACGAGGCCGGGGTTAGCGAAGCTGCTGCCCGAATGGCCGAGCTCTACTTCGCGGGATCGGTCGTCCCGAGGGACATCGGCAAGGCGGCCGCACTTTATGAGCGCTCCCCCGAAGGCGTTCCGGAGCGGGCGTTGCTCGAGATCGCCGATTATTTCCAGGGCCAGGCGGGAGACGAGGCGAAGGCACGCAAATACTATGAGGCTGCGCTCCAGCATGGCCAGACTGAAGCCGCCGCTCGGTTGGGAGATATCTTCTTCTACGGGCGGGGAACGAGCCGCGATCTCGCCAAAGCGGAGTCCTATTACGAACGCGCGCCCTCGGGCGTTCCCGATGAAGCCAACCTGATACTTGGCGATGCGTACCGCGACGGCAATGGCGTTAGCACGGACGGCGAACGCGCCCTGCACTACTATCAGGCTGCCCTGCCATCATACCCTGAGGAAGCGGCAGAGCGGCTGGCGAACATCCTGTTCCTGGGCAAGATAGTGCCTCGAGATCTGATGGGCGCGGCAGGATACTTCGATCGGTGGACAAGGCTTCCGCCACCTGCAGTCCTTGCGGAACTGGGCGATGCCTTCGTCACCGGCAGGGGAGTCGCCGCGGACGTAAAACGTGGCCTCGGCTACCTGTCTCGTGCGGCGGACGCCGGCGACGTTGCCTCGTTGGTCCGGCTAGGGGAACTATTCCGGAGCGGAGAGGTCGTGCCCCAGGATCTGCCACGCGCAGCCGGGTATCTCCTGCGCGCCGCGACGGCAGGCAACGAGCGACCGCTGTTGGCGCTCGCGGACGACTATCTCGACCAACCTGTCGCGGCGAACGAGCTCAATCCTGGTATCGCGTTGCTGAGACAGGCAGCTTCCGCGAATGTTCCGGGCGCCGCGGTCCTGCTTGCAGAAGCGCTGGTGGCTGGTCGCGGCATTCTCCCCGACGGGGCGGCCGCAGCGGCAGTGCTGGAGCTTGCTGTCGGGCGAGGAAACGCTGACGCGGGCCTGGCGTTGGTCAAGCTCTATCGCAGAGGCGCAGCTGGTCTGCCGGCGCAGCCGGCGGAAGCGCGGCGTGTGTACGACGCGGTTGCGGCGCACCTGCCAGCCCAGCAAGCGATTGCCGAACGGCTGATGCTCAGCGTCGGCGTGAGCGGGTTGCCCCGCTCGCCAGAAGACCTGGCCCGGGACTTCATGCTGCTGCAGCCCGCCACCCAGGCACAGGTGCTGCTGGAGATGCGGACTTTGAACGAGAACGCCTATGTCTTTCTGCTCCAGTCGGCACTGGTCAACCGAGGCCTGCTCATCGACGAAGCGCCCTCGGGACAACTCACCAGGAAAACCATTCGCGCGATCAGGACGTTGTGCGCCGGAGTGGGACAGGAGGAAACCTGCCTCGCGGGGCCCATGTCGGAGGCGTCGAGCCAGGTGATCACCGATGCCCTTCGCCACCCCCCCTCGCCCTAG